A genomic segment from Methanoplanus limicola DSM 2279 encodes:
- a CDS encoding DUF58 domain-containing protein: protein MKITEEENYSSFAGYSAEDCLEIVSRIRIISRSRTERTQTGIHRSLLRGGGIDLADIREYEYSDDIRTMDWKVTARYRKPHVRIYNEERERAVYLMIDRSASSSFGDGVSKELKILEISATIIYSLLKDGDASGILLFTDEIERFIPARKGRRHSALAINTIISHKTASKGTDIKNAAEFLLSRLKRKSHIIIISDFDSPDFSEAISLLGKKHDVQAIRVSDSHETELPDIGLVEISDPETGEQMMIDTSDRNFRERYREITEEYQRDLSQLFRKNRIPELNIITSDPYRDLHLKLSAFFRRTA, encoded by the coding sequence TTGAAGATTACAGAGGAAGAGAATTATTCATCATTTGCCGGATATTCTGCTGAGGACTGCCTTGAAATTGTCAGCAGAATCAGAATAATCAGCCGCAGCCGGACAGAGAGAACACAGACGGGCATTCACAGGTCTCTACTCAGGGGAGGCGGCATCGATCTTGCGGACATAAGGGAATACGAATACAGTGATGACATCAGAACAATGGACTGGAAGGTCACTGCAAGATACAGAAAGCCCCATGTAAGAATATACAACGAAGAGCGGGAGAGGGCAGTATATCTGATGATCGACCGTTCGGCATCATCCTCCTTCGGGGACGGGGTTTCAAAGGAATTAAAAATCCTTGAGATCTCAGCGACAATAATTTACTCATTACTAAAAGACGGAGACGCTTCAGGCATCCTCTTATTCACCGATGAAATAGAGAGATTTATTCCGGCACGCAAGGGAAGAAGACACTCCGCACTGGCCATAAACACAATAATCTCACACAAAACAGCCTCAAAGGGAACTGACATAAAAAATGCCGCAGAATTTCTCCTCTCAAGACTGAAACGGAAGAGCCATATTATAATCATCTCAGACTTTGACTCACCTGATTTCTCAGAGGCCATATCACTCCTTGGAAAGAAGCATGACGTTCAGGCAATAAGAGTATCAGACAGTCATGAAACTGAACTGCCGGACATTGGCCTGGTGGAGATCTCAGATCCTGAAACAGGTGAACAGATGATGATCGATACATCTGACAGGAATTTCAGGGAAAGGTACAGGGAGATAACAGAAGAATACCAGAGAGATCTCTCACAATTATTCAGAAAGAACAGAATTCCGGAGTTAAACATTATAACATCCGACCCTTACAGGGATCTTCATCTGAAACTCTCAGCATTTTTCCGGAGGACAGCATAA
- a CDS encoding ECF transporter S component has translation MRIDKYFSLNEIALMSICGAMVFVMKIIFKIPVHIPGHSGIFWVIPLIVGVSIVKKPGAGIYIGLISGLLSSFFGIGALHLFDIFKFVGVGLATDVCSVLFAYRYDSIAVGVITGAVANIVKMVINYSLQLFVGVQPFFIIVGIGISSFTHIIFGGLGGLISVLIIRRLTRAGVIGEKEG, from the coding sequence TTGCGTATTGATAAGTATTTTTCACTGAATGAGATTGCCCTGATGTCAATCTGCGGTGCAATGGTCTTTGTAATGAAGATTATATTCAAAATTCCGGTGCACATCCCCGGCCATTCCGGGATATTCTGGGTTATTCCGTTGATTGTCGGAGTTTCGATTGTGAAAAAGCCGGGGGCAGGGATATATATCGGGCTGATTTCAGGTCTTCTGTCATCTTTCTTCGGCATTGGCGCTCTTCATCTCTTTGATATCTTTAAATTTGTGGGTGTCGGTCTTGCCACAGATGTGTGCAGTGTGCTGTTTGCGTACCGTTATGACTCCATTGCTGTAGGCGTGATTACCGGTGCGGTTGCGAATATCGTTAAGATGGTTATAAATTATTCTTTGCAGCTTTTTGTGGGTGTTCAGCCGTTTTTTATAATTGTCGGAATTGGGATCAGTTCATTTACACATATTATCTTTGGCGGGCTTGGAGGCCTGATTTCGGTTTTAATTATCCGGAGGCTTACAAGAGCGGGTGTTATCGGTGAAAAGGAAGGATAA
- a CDS encoding NosD domain-containing protein, with amino-acid sequence MVSERFNSFIPVLKILAVIFILSISVQLVGAKSASLPDYNNLYIQTANDPRFDDWGNGTYWFWFPENAGLNTLHITDDYTDSYGQVTRTAEMSGSFYVTDTGGMNYKDDILLLLAVNGSVSDNFSVNLRCNGLQWTPNSTGHTPPVESEVTYVKDCLNADFNKDNFSVYGGNNVKQNWKLYNSSDYPLYYGQDVSDTDNSFKLMFIDLNAGVLNAEKLGYTSLRNSGSLKVNYEFRNLDDCYAAFNVYAYAKMPESDTRSVDKTVQWTNRLNDESGRSVSGYSVWSLFVPKLTSVTVSPESSVVEPASGLQMTAKGLDQGGNEIPGVIFDWQSDDLSVGTVDSDGLFTAVSRGICNVTASNGSIIGKSRIVVSPAVSPLYVAGDGSGNYTAISDAVTFAHAGTEIIVRDGIYTESVDIPRTLFIRSENGPDKTFLDLSGLPANTDGFVFNADSVNVSGFNITGASGDGSTGGYAVRFNSASDSILHNNVISGNSDGIYFNSGDNNTVSGNVISCPESADHYALSIKKNSGANKIFRNSFLSGNLKKAGQSSGNLWNTQDIWQYTYSDGSEVYQGSSKVGNFWKGYAGVSGDKPGIGSSAYEIPDVGTDSYPLISPVCNYTFGSSIPAGDTFYVGPDEDFRTIQSAVDAANPGYRVIVRDGTYYESVSIRKNLTVRSENGAGAVTVQSAGYRGFFLNADGILLDGFTVSNVSDESDSGGIFLYNASGCTVANNSVGGDGVGIVIDGDSDRNIISFNTVSLNSNSKRMFSVKSAECGYNRVCENTFSKGKGPKDEGSGNLYNTTDVVKNYVYNGRQSSSFLGNYWTGADKTDSDGNGIADSPYSDGVTDNYPLVSEFSSYYLNGDYNGDVTEDVPLNPPECTFIGVPGSQSVVVDNSSGHATVSGNSIRLSENGFDIIINTVNPPGGNIGSITGDISSVEIVTSEIRTNFNITGAAGGSVSVNLTGLSPGSEINSSVNRTVSAGDLSVFSSIVSAGGLNPGDIAFTLRIVKSAGFDGLVNNANVTMRIGSGWVDAHGGPSAVRILRIADSGDGQVLSTTFTGPVNDVYTFYGYSPSGLSLFGLSSVSAPTPSGDTGSSGSSGGGGSGSVGVVFKKGVTAGEVIDFSIGKTAIYEISIVAERDMKEIMLTAEKGRMPSGAVKPSGDVYQYISVTLYKADPSEIERTTLSFAVDKSAFTGGCDPELTELVYYNADEESWQSLSTVYDGERGSSYEFFADSASLGNFAIVLHKSDASAGEKVPAETVKSGLTESEQSSGDGNSVSEGENKEIPARPSGLLFGGWLSVIGAVCITVILLFASVRRREE; translated from the coding sequence ATGGTTTCTGAAAGATTTAATTCGTTTATTCCGGTACTAAAAATTCTGGCTGTAATATTTATATTGTCTATATCTGTTCAGTTAGTTGGGGCGAAGAGTGCCTCTCTGCCTGATTATAACAATCTGTATATTCAGACTGCAAATGATCCCCGCTTTGATGACTGGGGTAACGGGACATACTGGTTCTGGTTCCCTGAAAATGCGGGCCTTAATACCCTGCATATTACTGATGATTATACTGACTCCTACGGGCAGGTTACCCGGACTGCGGAGATGTCAGGATCTTTTTATGTCACAGATACGGGGGGGATGAATTATAAAGATGACATTCTTCTTCTTCTGGCTGTAAATGGTTCTGTAAGTGATAATTTCTCAGTAAATCTCAGATGCAACGGTTTACAGTGGACACCCAATTCAACCGGACATACTCCTCCTGTAGAGAGCGAGGTCACTTATGTGAAGGACTGTCTGAATGCAGACTTTAATAAGGATAATTTCTCCGTTTATGGTGGAAATAACGTAAAGCAGAACTGGAAACTTTACAATTCCTCCGATTATCCGCTTTATTACGGGCAGGACGTCTCGGATACCGACAATTCTTTTAAGCTGATGTTTATTGATCTCAACGCCGGTGTTTTAAATGCGGAGAAACTCGGATATACTTCACTTAGGAACAGCGGTTCACTGAAGGTCAATTATGAGTTCCGAAACCTTGATGACTGTTATGCAGCATTCAATGTCTATGCCTATGCCAAAATGCCCGAATCTGACACCCGCAGTGTGGATAAGACTGTGCAGTGGACCAACAGGCTCAATGATGAGTCCGGAAGATCAGTCAGCGGATATTCGGTCTGGTCCCTCTTTGTTCCTAAACTGACTTCTGTAACTGTTTCTCCGGAATCATCGGTGGTTGAACCTGCATCTGGCCTTCAGATGACTGCAAAGGGTCTGGACCAGGGCGGCAATGAGATTCCGGGTGTAATATTTGACTGGCAGTCAGATGACCTCTCTGTAGGGACTGTTGATTCAGACGGCCTCTTTACGGCAGTCAGCCGGGGTATATGCAATGTAACCGCGTCAAACGGAAGCATAATCGGGAAGAGCCGGATCGTTGTCTCTCCGGCCGTATCTCCCCTTTACGTTGCTGGTGACGGAAGCGGCAATTATACAGCAATATCGGATGCAGTAACCTTTGCTCACGCAGGAACTGAAATTATTGTAAGAGACGGCATATACACAGAGAGTGTGGATATTCCAAGAACTCTCTTTATACGTTCTGAAAACGGGCCGGATAAAACATTTCTCGATCTCTCGGGACTTCCGGCAAATACTGACGGATTTGTATTCAATGCAGATTCTGTAAATGTTTCCGGCTTTAATATAACAGGTGCGTCCGGTGATGGCAGCACAGGTGGCTATGCAGTAAGGTTCAATTCAGCATCTGACAGTATCCTGCATAATAATGTGATCTCCGGAAATTCTGACGGAATATATTTCAATTCCGGCGATAACAATACAGTTTCCGGTAATGTTATCAGCTGCCCGGAGTCTGCTGATCACTATGCCCTTTCTATCAAGAAGAATTCCGGTGCGAATAAAATTTTCCGCAATTCCTTTTTATCCGGAAATCTGAAGAAAGCAGGGCAGTCGTCAGGAAATCTCTGGAATACACAGGATATCTGGCAGTACACCTATTCGGACGGTTCTGAAGTCTATCAGGGCAGTTCAAAGGTGGGAAATTTCTGGAAAGGTTATGCCGGTGTTTCCGGGGATAAGCCCGGTATCGGTTCCTCTGCATATGAAATTCCTGATGTCGGAACTGACAGTTACCCACTGATTTCACCGGTCTGCAACTATACATTCGGCTCTTCAATTCCGGCAGGGGATACATTCTATGTCGGCCCTGATGAGGATTTCAGGACGATTCAGTCGGCGGTCGATGCCGCAAATCCGGGTTACAGGGTCATTGTCAGGGACGGGACATACTATGAATCAGTCAGTATCCGCAAAAACCTGACAGTCCGCTCTGAGAACGGTGCCGGAGCAGTGACAGTTCAGTCTGCCGGTTACAGGGGATTTTTCCTGAATGCAGATGGGATTCTGCTTGACGGGTTTACGGTTTCAAATGTTTCAGATGAATCGGATTCCGGCGGTATTTTCCTGTATAATGCCTCAGGCTGCACAGTTGCCAACAATTCGGTCGGTGGTGACGGTGTGGGTATTGTTATAGACGGAGATTCGGACAGGAATATTATATCATTCAATACAGTCAGCCTGAACTCTAACAGTAAGAGAATGTTCTCGGTAAAATCTGCCGAATGTGGTTATAACCGGGTATGTGAAAACACTTTCTCAAAAGGAAAGGGGCCAAAGGATGAGGGTTCCGGAAATCTCTACAATACCACTGATGTCGTAAAGAATTATGTCTATAATGGCCGGCAGAGTTCCTCCTTCCTTGGCAATTACTGGACTGGTGCGGATAAGACTGATTCTGACGGAAACGGCATCGCCGACAGTCCTTATTCAGACGGTGTAACTGATAATTACCCGCTTGTATCTGAATTCAGCAGTTATTATCTGAACGGTGATTATAACGGAGATGTTACTGAAGACGTTCCGCTCAACCCTCCGGAGTGCACATTCATTGGTGTTCCCGGTTCACAGTCGGTAGTCGTGGACAATAGTTCCGGACATGCCACAGTATCAGGCAACAGCATAAGACTTTCAGAGAACGGTTTTGATATAATCATAAACACAGTCAATCCTCCGGGTGGAAATATTGGCTCGATAACGGGTGACATCAGTTCAGTTGAGATTGTTACGTCAGAGATTAGAACTAATTTCAACATTACAGGTGCAGCGGGAGGTTCTGTATCAGTGAACCTGACCGGACTTTCTCCGGGATCTGAAATAAACTCCTCTGTAAACAGAACTGTTTCGGCAGGTGATTTATCCGTATTCTCATCCATTGTCTCTGCCGGAGGGCTTAATCCGGGAGATATTGCATTTACACTTCGTATTGTAAAATCAGCAGGATTTGATGGTCTTGTAAACAATGCAAATGTAACTATGAGAATAGGTTCCGGGTGGGTTGATGCACACGGCGGACCTTCAGCAGTCCGCATTTTAAGAATTGCTGACAGCGGTGACGGCCAGGTGCTTTCGACAACCTTTACAGGTCCGGTTAATGATGTTTACACCTTTTACGGCTACAGCCCGTCCGGTCTTTCACTCTTCGGCCTGTCATCCGTCTCTGCTCCCACGCCGTCAGGAGATACAGGTTCATCAGGCAGCAGCGGTGGCGGCGGATCAGGTTCAGTCGGAGTTGTATTTAAGAAAGGGGTGACTGCCGGAGAGGTGATTGATTTCAGTATCGGTAAGACTGCCATATATGAGATCTCCATCGTTGCAGAGAGGGATATGAAGGAGATTATGCTCACCGCAGAAAAGGGCAGGATGCCTTCAGGAGCAGTGAAGCCGTCCGGAGATGTTTACCAGTATATCAGCGTAACGCTTTACAAGGCAGATCCGTCAGAGATTGAGAGAACAACTCTCAGTTTTGCCGTTGATAAGAGTGCTTTTACAGGCGGCTGTGATCCTGAACTGACTGAGCTTGTTTATTATAATGCTGATGAAGAGTCATGGCAGAGTCTCTCCACTGTTTATGATGGTGAGAGAGGCAGTTCATATGAATTCTTTGCTGACAGTGCCTCGCTTGGAAACTTTGCAATAGTTCTGCATAAGAGTGATGCCTCTGCCGGAGAGAAAGTTCCGGCTGAGACTGTAAAATCAGGTCTAACAGAATCAGAACAGTCATCAGGTGATGGTAACTCTGTTTCTGAAGGAGAGAATAAAGAAATTCCTGCCAGACCGTCAGGTCTTCTCTTCGGAGGTTGGCTTTCGGTAATTGGTGCAGTCTGTATTACTGTAATCCTGTTGTTTGCTTCAGTGAGGAGAAGAGAAGAATGA
- a CDS encoding AAA family ATPase, with translation MPEDKHKRPKIDENKPDKSPENYSDKLLLLESEIKKVIIGHESAIRELIIAFAAGGHVLLEGVPGIAKTLLVKTLSDCTGCNYSRIQFTPDLLPADITGTKIYRFEKSSFETVKGPVFSNIILADEINRAPPKVQSALLEAMQEKQVTIQGDRHGITPPFFVLATQNPIESEGTYPLPEAQTDRFMLKLLMNYPSKEEEIRIIRNFTGGFSPAAEKIIDNSDILEIQSQIRAVYCGPLVENYAAEIVDSTRHPEKYGIELRDYIEFGASPRASISLILSAKAKAVMENRDYVIPDDLREMAHPVLRHRILLNYRAEADGIETEEIIDEILSKVKIP, from the coding sequence ATGCCGGAAGATAAACATAAAAGGCCAAAGATAGATGAAAACAAACCGGATAAATCTCCGGAGAACTATTCAGATAAACTTCTCCTCCTTGAATCCGAGATAAAAAAAGTAATCATCGGGCATGAGAGCGCAATCCGGGAACTAATAATAGCCTTTGCAGCAGGAGGCCATGTCCTTCTGGAGGGAGTGCCCGGCATTGCAAAGACTCTCCTTGTAAAGACCCTCTCAGACTGCACAGGCTGCAACTACAGCAGAATCCAGTTTACACCAGACCTTCTTCCGGCTGACATCACAGGCACAAAAATATACAGATTTGAAAAGTCATCCTTTGAAACGGTAAAAGGGCCGGTATTCTCAAACATAATCCTCGCAGATGAGATAAACCGTGCCCCGCCAAAGGTCCAGTCCGCACTTCTTGAAGCGATGCAGGAGAAGCAGGTCACAATACAGGGCGACAGGCACGGCATAACTCCGCCTTTTTTTGTCCTTGCAACACAAAACCCAATAGAATCAGAAGGCACATACCCGCTGCCTGAGGCGCAGACTGACAGGTTTATGCTAAAACTTCTGATGAACTACCCGTCAAAAGAGGAGGAAATCCGGATAATCAGGAACTTTACGGGAGGCTTCAGCCCGGCAGCAGAGAAGATAATTGACAACAGCGACATCCTGGAGATACAGTCGCAGATAAGGGCTGTGTACTGCGGCCCCCTTGTCGAGAACTACGCCGCTGAGATCGTTGATTCAACCAGGCACCCGGAAAAATACGGAATAGAACTCAGAGACTATATAGAATTCGGGGCGTCACCGCGTGCATCGATAAGCCTGATACTGTCCGCAAAGGCAAAAGCAGTGATGGAAAATAGGGATTATGTCATCCCGGACGATCTGAGGGAGATGGCACATCCGGTTCTGAGGCACAGAATTCTCCTGAATTACAGGGCTGAAGCAGACGGAATTGAAACAGAGGAGATAATTGATGAAATCCTCTCAAAGGTGAAGATCCCTTGA
- a CDS encoding ABC transporter ATP-binding protein: MKRKDNPLILVESLSYSYPRSLSERKKEAISGVSLEIMRGERVVLTGPSGSGKSTLIQTFIGLIPHSGHGKIKGRVFVDGLDTSGTTIQNLSGIVGFVFQDPDYQIVSNEVDSEIAFGPEQSGISPEEIEERIAGVSAVLNITHLRGREISELSWGERQKVAIASVLVMRPAIIVLDEPLSGLDTASAASLLKNLRTVSDEWDIAVVIVEHRLDLLAGFMDRVIVMDDGRVVYDGPVADFSGKSDVSDISLLSGTEGFKADSGEVSGSPDCSPVLEAVDLCYTYPRSKRPALISVNASFYPGEAVFVCGPNGSGKSTFIKHLNGLLIPDSGCVRLFGEDIAGRTVSENAHYIALLGQHADYQLFEETIEAELAFGPRNLGMDKRAIDNSVDETMKLMNISHLGRKGRPLKLSMGEKQRVAMAGHMIMDTPIVVLDEPTLGLDKVLKMHLASTINDLKGRGKTFIIITHDMEFARLCADRYLRFENGCLAGGDS; the protein is encoded by the coding sequence GTGAAAAGGAAGGATAATCCGCTGATTCTGGTGGAGTCTTTATCATATTCATATCCCCGTTCTTTATCTGAAAGGAAAAAAGAGGCGATATCAGGGGTCAGCCTTGAGATAATGAGGGGAGAGAGGGTTGTTCTCACCGGGCCGAGCGGTTCGGGGAAGTCAACCCTTATTCAGACATTTATCGGTTTAATTCCGCATTCCGGTCATGGGAAGATAAAAGGACGGGTCTTTGTTGATGGTCTGGATACGTCCGGAACTACGATACAGAATCTCTCCGGGATTGTCGGTTTTGTCTTTCAGGACCCTGACTATCAGATTGTTTCCAATGAGGTTGACTCCGAGATTGCTTTCGGGCCTGAGCAGTCCGGTATTTCTCCTGAAGAGATCGAGGAGAGGATTGCAGGTGTTTCTGCGGTTTTAAATATCACTCATCTGAGGGGCAGGGAGATATCAGAACTTTCGTGGGGTGAGAGGCAGAAGGTTGCCATTGCATCTGTTCTTGTGATGCGGCCGGCGATTATTGTTCTTGATGAGCCTTTGTCCGGTCTTGATACAGCTTCTGCTGCATCACTTCTTAAAAATCTCAGGACTGTGAGTGATGAATGGGATATTGCGGTTGTGATCGTTGAGCACAGGCTTGATCTGCTTGCCGGTTTTATGGACCGGGTCATTGTCATGGATGACGGGAGGGTTGTGTATGACGGCCCTGTTGCTGACTTTTCCGGAAAGTCAGATGTCTCAGATATTTCATTGTTATCGGGGACTGAAGGCTTTAAGGCAGATTCAGGTGAGGTATCCGGCAGTCCTGATTGTTCTCCTGTACTGGAGGCAGTTGATCTCTGCTACACCTATCCTCGCAGCAAAAGACCGGCTCTTATCTCTGTCAATGCCTCTTTTTATCCGGGTGAGGCTGTATTTGTCTGCGGGCCGAATGGTTCGGGGAAGAGTACGTTTATTAAACACCTGAATGGTCTTTTAATACCTGATTCCGGCTGTGTCCGCCTCTTTGGTGAGGATATTGCCGGAAGGACGGTCTCGGAGAATGCACATTATATTGCCCTTCTCGGACAGCATGCGGATTATCAGCTCTTTGAGGAGACTATTGAGGCTGAGCTTGCATTCGGGCCGCGTAATCTCGGCATGGATAAAAGAGCGATAGACAATTCTGTTGATGAAACAATGAAGCTTATGAATATCTCTCATCTTGGGAGGAAGGGCAGACCGCTTAAGCTTTCGATGGGTGAGAAGCAGAGGGTTGCAATGGCAGGGCATATGATTATGGATACTCCCATAGTTGTTCTTGACGAACCTACACTCGGCCTTGACAAAGTTTTAAAGATGCACCTGGCCTCGACGATAAATGATCTGAAAGGTAGAGGTAAGACGTTTATCATCATTACTCATGACATGGAGTTTGCCCGGCTTTGTGCTGACCGCTATCTCAGGTTTGAGAACGGGTGTCTTGCAGGCGGGGACAGTTAA
- a CDS encoding vWA domain-containing protein produces MSGFYHPEFLAGLLLIPCLIYYYIYHEKHSRRRALEFSKLSFAKAAAAEDKTRRRKFLSPKNTVFILLLLASGLIFTGLAGPHMPLETEKEGVNVVLAMDVSGSMHATDYKPDRLEVAKESALTLIENLGEKDFAGVVTFDSGAASAAYLSPDKEKTGRKLMAVSIKDGNTAIGDGLALAADMADSIPDRRKVVILLSDGENNAGGITPEEAISFAKNRNIQVFTIGLGSDEPVLYDYDTFGNPLYANLDEGILKKIAEETDGRYFRSVDEETLSEIYSGLNQAIIREAEESDIDYIFYLIAAVALIAAILKAFGRRQAVP; encoded by the coding sequence ATGTCCGGATTTTACCACCCGGAATTTCTGGCAGGACTGCTCCTGATACCATGCCTGATTTATTACTACATATACCACGAAAAGCACAGCCGGCGCAGAGCCCTTGAATTTTCAAAACTCTCCTTTGCAAAGGCGGCAGCGGCAGAAGATAAAACCCGGAGAAGAAAATTTCTCAGCCCGAAAAATACCGTATTCATACTCCTTCTCCTGGCATCCGGACTGATATTCACCGGGCTTGCAGGGCCGCATATGCCGCTTGAGACGGAAAAAGAGGGAGTAAATGTCGTCCTTGCAATGGATGTCTCCGGGAGTATGCATGCAACCGACTATAAACCCGACAGGCTTGAGGTGGCAAAAGAGTCCGCCCTCACACTGATAGAAAACCTTGGAGAAAAGGACTTTGCCGGAGTCGTGACGTTTGATTCCGGGGCGGCATCAGCCGCTTACCTGAGCCCCGACAAGGAAAAAACCGGCAGAAAACTGATGGCAGTAAGCATAAAAGACGGAAATACGGCGATAGGTGACGGACTCGCACTTGCGGCTGACATGGCCGACTCCATACCTGACAGAAGAAAGGTCGTCATACTGTTATCAGACGGTGAGAACAATGCAGGCGGTATTACCCCTGAAGAAGCCATATCATTTGCAAAAAACCGGAACATTCAGGTCTTCACCATCGGCCTTGGATCGGACGAACCTGTCCTTTATGACTATGACACATTCGGAAATCCCCTCTATGCCAACCTGGATGAAGGGATACTGAAAAAAATCGCCGAAGAGACAGACGGCAGATACTTCAGATCAGTAGATGAAGAGACACTAAGTGAGATCTATTCGGGGCTGAACCAGGCAATAATCCGTGAGGCAGAGGAGAGTGACATAGATTACATATTCTATCTGATTGCTGCGGTCGCACTGATTGCCGCCATACTGAAAGCATTCGGAAGGAGGCAGGCAGTCCCTTGA